A genomic segment from Streptomyces sp. NBC_00654 encodes:
- a CDS encoding aspartate:alanine exchanger family transporter: MWQFFADNPWVAVFSVITVGALLGMVRFGPVKLGAAGVLFVGLLVGALDEDIAASVPAGVSALGLALYVYTVGLESGPAFFRELRGQLPVMAGAVVALAVTAVVVGFIGHSGFGISGPFLAGGYAGIGTTTPGLAAAQDASRDPTEPAVGYAIGYPLAVVITIMFVSAIAARRSWTARRDPDSGLPSTLVTRTVHVAHDRVWAEVPGVAEHRVLASEYRPAGGRTRVAGDLDRLRPGDLVVLVGGEDDVRAATGDLGSLAPLHLLDDRSAVDYRRILLTNPDLAGRTVAGLGLAERYGAAVSRVRRGDFDMLAHDDLVLQLDDRVRVVMPRERTSEVTAYLGDTEAKVSEVSAVSLGLGLSLGFLIGIPSLTLGSTTLALGTGAGPLVMGMILGWRRRTGPLVWTLPTRANLTLRQIGLLLFLAIVGLTSGYSFRENAFSLFGLKLAAVLAIGAVVSYALMVLVAKVLGQSRERTMGLLSGYVGNPAIVAYANSRASDSRINNGYSTLFALAILVKIVCIQLIVGL, translated from the coding sequence ATGTGGCAGTTCTTCGCGGACAATCCGTGGGTGGCCGTCTTCTCCGTGATCACGGTCGGCGCGCTGCTCGGCATGGTGCGGTTCGGACCGGTGAAGCTCGGCGCCGCGGGAGTCCTCTTCGTCGGCCTGCTCGTCGGAGCGCTCGACGAGGACATCGCCGCCTCCGTGCCCGCCGGGGTCTCCGCGCTGGGACTCGCCCTGTACGTCTACACGGTCGGGCTGGAATCCGGCCCCGCGTTCTTCCGTGAACTGCGCGGCCAGCTCCCGGTGATGGCCGGAGCCGTCGTGGCGCTCGCCGTCACCGCCGTCGTCGTCGGCTTCATCGGCCACAGCGGGTTCGGGATCAGCGGGCCGTTCCTCGCGGGCGGATACGCGGGCATCGGGACCACCACTCCCGGTCTGGCGGCCGCCCAGGACGCCTCGCGGGACCCCACCGAGCCCGCCGTGGGGTACGCCATCGGCTACCCGCTCGCCGTGGTCATCACCATCATGTTCGTCTCCGCGATCGCGGCCCGCCGCAGCTGGACCGCCCGCCGCGACCCGGACTCGGGTCTGCCGTCCACCCTCGTCACCCGTACGGTCCACGTGGCCCACGACCGTGTCTGGGCCGAGGTTCCGGGCGTCGCCGAGCACCGGGTACTGGCCAGCGAGTACCGGCCGGCCGGGGGCCGTACCCGGGTGGCCGGGGACCTGGACCGGCTGCGCCCCGGCGACCTCGTCGTGCTCGTCGGCGGAGAGGACGACGTGCGGGCCGCGACCGGCGACCTCGGCTCCCTGGCCCCGCTCCACCTGCTGGACGACCGCAGTGCCGTGGACTACCGGCGGATCCTGCTGACCAACCCGGACCTCGCCGGCCGCACCGTCGCCGGGCTCGGTCTCGCCGAGCGGTACGGCGCGGCCGTCAGCCGGGTACGGCGCGGCGACTTCGACATGCTCGCCCACGACGATCTCGTGCTCCAGCTCGACGACCGGGTCCGGGTGGTCATGCCGCGCGAACGGACGAGCGAGGTCACCGCGTACCTCGGCGACACGGAGGCGAAGGTGAGCGAGGTGAGCGCGGTCAGTCTGGGGCTCGGCCTGTCCCTCGGCTTCCTGATCGGGATCCCGTCACTGACCCTGGGAAGCACCACCCTGGCACTGGGCACGGGGGCCGGACCGCTGGTGATGGGCATGATCCTGGGCTGGCGACGGCGCACCGGACCGCTCGTGTGGACCCTGCCCACCCGCGCCAACCTGACGCTGCGCCAGATCGGGCTGCTGCTGTTCCTCGCGATCGTCGGACTCACCTCCGGCTACTCGTTCCGGGAGAACGCCTTCTCGCTGTTCGGGCTGAAACTGGCGGCGGTCCTGGCGATCGGCGCGGTGGTCAGCTACGCGCTGATGGTGCTCGTCGCCAAGGTGCTGGGGCAGAGCCGGGAGCGGACCATGGGCCTGCTGTCCGGCTATGTGGGCAACCCGGCGATCGTGGCGTACGCCAACAGCCGGGCGAGCGACAGCCGGATCAACAACGGCTACTCGACACTGTTCGCGCTCGCCATCCTGGTCAAGATCGTCTGCATTCAGCTGATCGTCGGTCTGTGA
- a CDS encoding VWA domain-containing protein yields the protein MITRKRLTAGVCIALATLTAGLGTALPAAADEPRASAPPKVELVLDVSGSMSTRDIDGQSRMTAAKKAFNDVLDGVPEEVQLGIRTLGADYPGDDRKVGCKDTKQLYPVGPLDRTEAKTAVATLAPTGWTPIGPALLGAADDLGEGESTRRIVLITDGEDTCGPLDPCEVARDIAARGVHLVIDTLGLVPNAKIRQQLTCIAEATGGTYTAVQHTEELSDRVSQLVDRAAEPVITPVATEGADSCSAAPRLKAGLYTDRQEFGRHRWYRVDVLPGQELRASVSVAADRAVGNDYGVLVRAVTTHGREIVRGSESGTGRTDVISSGLRYPKPELEDDDDGKPAAEAVCLQLSHSFSAASASVKTTPGLPVELTVDLVDGPDNASDPAAFGLGRGWWLLGLLVLTGLLAGLLTGWISRWRVAVWRTN from the coding sequence ATGATCACAAGAAAACGGCTGACGGCCGGGGTGTGCATAGCGCTTGCCACTCTGACCGCCGGGCTCGGCACCGCGCTCCCGGCCGCCGCCGACGAACCCCGCGCCTCCGCACCGCCCAAGGTCGAACTGGTCCTCGACGTCAGCGGCTCCATGAGCACCCGCGACATCGACGGCCAGTCCCGCATGACCGCGGCGAAGAAGGCGTTCAACGACGTCCTGGACGGGGTGCCCGAGGAGGTTCAGCTCGGCATCCGGACCCTGGGCGCCGACTACCCGGGCGACGACCGCAAGGTCGGCTGCAAGGACACCAAGCAGCTCTACCCGGTCGGCCCGCTCGACCGCACCGAGGCGAAGACCGCGGTCGCCACCCTGGCGCCCACCGGCTGGACCCCGATCGGCCCGGCCCTGCTGGGCGCGGCCGACGACCTCGGGGAGGGTGAGTCGACCCGCAGGATCGTGCTCATCACCGACGGCGAGGACACCTGCGGACCGCTCGACCCGTGCGAGGTCGCCCGGGACATCGCCGCCCGCGGAGTGCACCTCGTCATCGACACGCTGGGCCTGGTGCCCAACGCCAAGATCCGGCAGCAGCTGACCTGTATCGCCGAGGCCACCGGCGGCACCTACACCGCTGTCCAGCACACCGAGGAACTCTCCGACCGCGTCTCGCAGTTGGTGGACCGGGCAGCCGAGCCCGTCATCACCCCGGTGGCGACCGAGGGCGCGGACAGCTGTTCCGCCGCACCCCGGCTCAAGGCCGGTCTCTACACCGACCGCCAGGAGTTCGGCCGGCACCGCTGGTACCGGGTGGACGTCCTGCCCGGTCAGGAACTGCGCGCTTCCGTGAGCGTGGCCGCGGACCGTGCCGTCGGCAACGACTACGGCGTACTGGTCCGGGCGGTGACGACGCACGGCAGGGAGATCGTACGGGGCTCGGAGTCCGGCACCGGCCGTACGGATGTGATCTCCTCCGGACTGCGCTACCCCAAGCCGGAACTGGAGGACGACGATGACGGGAAACCGGCCGCCGAGGCCGTCTGCCTCCAGCTCTCCCACTCCTTCTCGGCTGCCTCCGCCTCCGTGAAGACCACCCCCGGACTGCCCGTCGAACTGACGGTGGACCTGGTGGACGGCCCGGACAACGCCTCCGACCCCGCCGCGTTCGGACTCGGCAGGGGCTGGTGGCTGCTGGGCCTCCTGGTTCTCACCGGTCTGCTCGCGGGTCTGCTGACCGGCTGGATCTCGCGCTGGCGCGTCGCCGTATGGAGGACCAACTGA